Proteins from one Niallia circulans genomic window:
- the eno gene encoding phosphopyruvate hydratase, whose protein sequence is MPYIQHVYAREVLDSRGNPTVEVEVLTESGFFGRALVPSGASTGEYEAVELRDGDKSRYLGKGVLKAVENVNEVIAEAIIGMDVTDQAGIDRTMIELDGTENKGKLGANAILGVSMAAAHAASEVVGLPLYRYLGGFNAKQLPTPMMNIINGGSHADNNVDFQEFMILPVGAPTFKEALRYGAEVFHALKSVLSAKGLNTAVGDEGGFAPNLGSNREALEVIIEAIKKAGYEPGKDILLGMDVASSEFYNKETGKYDLAGEGRTGLTSEELVTFYEELVNEFPIISIEDGLDENDWEGHKLLTDRIGSKVQLVGDDLFVTNTKKLAEGIEKGIANSILIKVNQIGTLTETFEAIEMAKRAGYTAVVSHRSGETEDATIADIAVATNAGQIKTGSLSRTDRIAKYNQLLRIEDELGDLAVYDGLQSFYNLKK, encoded by the coding sequence ATGCCATACATTCAACATGTATATGCTCGCGAAGTATTAGACTCACGCGGTAACCCAACAGTAGAAGTAGAAGTTTTAACAGAATCAGGTTTCTTCGGTCGTGCACTTGTTCCATCTGGTGCATCAACTGGTGAATACGAAGCAGTAGAATTGCGTGACGGCGACAAATCACGCTACCTTGGTAAAGGTGTTCTTAAAGCAGTAGAAAACGTTAACGAAGTTATCGCTGAAGCAATCATCGGTATGGACGTTACTGACCAAGCTGGAATCGACAGAACTATGATCGAGCTTGACGGAACTGAAAACAAAGGTAAATTGGGCGCTAACGCTATCCTTGGTGTATCTATGGCTGCAGCTCATGCTGCATCTGAAGTTGTTGGTCTTCCATTGTACCGTTACCTTGGCGGATTCAACGCTAAGCAATTGCCAACTCCAATGATGAATATCATCAACGGTGGTTCTCATGCTGATAACAACGTGGACTTCCAAGAGTTCATGATCTTGCCAGTAGGAGCTCCAACATTCAAAGAAGCATTGCGTTATGGTGCTGAAGTGTTCCATGCACTTAAATCAGTTCTTTCTGCAAAAGGCTTAAACACTGCTGTAGGTGACGAAGGCGGATTCGCTCCAAACCTTGGTTCAAACCGTGAAGCACTTGAAGTTATCATCGAAGCAATCAAAAAAGCTGGCTATGAGCCTGGTAAAGATATCTTACTTGGAATGGACGTTGCTTCTTCTGAGTTCTACAACAAAGAAACTGGTAAATACGATCTTGCTGGAGAAGGCCGTACTGGCTTGACTTCTGAAGAGCTAGTAACTTTCTACGAAGAGCTAGTTAACGAATTCCCAATCATCTCTATTGAAGATGGTCTTGACGAAAACGACTGGGAAGGTCACAAATTATTGACTGACCGCATCGGTTCTAAAGTACAATTAGTTGGTGACGATCTATTCGTTACAAACACTAAAAAATTGGCTGAAGGTATCGAAAAAGGAATTGCTAACTCAATCCTTATCAAAGTTAACCAAATCGGTACTTTGACTGAAACTTTCGAAGCTATCGAAATGGCTAAACGTGCAGGTTACACTGCTGTAGTATCTCACCGTTCTGGTGAAACAGAAGATGCAACAATCGCTGACATCGCTGTTGCTACAAACGCTGGCCAAATCAAAACTGGTTCACTTTCTCGTACAGACCGTATCGCTAAGTACAACCAACTTCTTCGCATCGAAGACGAGCTTGGCGACCTAGCTGTATACGATGGTCTTCAATCTTTCTACAACCTTAAAAAATAA
- a CDS encoding tyrosine-type recombinase/integrase gives MVKDLQKEFKFDLEIKNYSKRTIATYNYNIDQLMTYLEEHFGFCEIEEISTMHIKRFVQQQLHLGNKSNYINTIIKSLRAFYNYLVAEEYVSHNIVEKVKFLKEEKVIIKTFTDKEVANMIDAYDFKTYLNARNKVIIAMFIDTGMRMSELINLQSSWFNETNIKVFGKGAKWRYVPVSLMLKKYMIRYERLKEGYFKNKRKEYDNYFLSRSGKPLTGVQIQNIVRNAGAKAKVREEIRCSPHTLRHFSIQSNLRNGLDLYSCSRIAGHENIQITKKYLMGLETENILEMATKSSPLMNIKNK, from the coding sequence TTGGTAAAAGATTTACAAAAGGAATTTAAGTTTGATTTAGAGATTAAGAATTACTCCAAGAGAACCATTGCAACATACAATTATAATATTGACCAATTAATGACTTACTTGGAGGAACATTTTGGCTTTTGTGAAATAGAAGAGATTTCAACAATGCATATTAAGCGTTTTGTACAACAACAATTACACTTAGGCAACAAATCGAATTACATAAATACCATCATAAAATCTCTACGTGCGTTCTATAATTATTTGGTGGCAGAAGAATATGTTAGCCACAATATTGTGGAGAAAGTAAAATTCTTGAAAGAAGAGAAAGTAATTATTAAAACATTTACTGACAAAGAGGTAGCAAATATGATTGATGCTTATGACTTCAAAACTTATTTAAACGCACGAAACAAGGTAATAATTGCAATGTTTATTGATACAGGAATGAGGATGAGTGAGTTAATAAATCTTCAATCTAGCTGGTTTAATGAAACGAATATAAAAGTATTTGGTAAGGGTGCTAAATGGAGATACGTACCAGTAAGCCTAATGTTAAAGAAATACATGATTAGATATGAGAGGTTAAAAGAAGGATATTTCAAAAATAAGAGAAAAGAATATGATAATTATTTTTTATCACGAAGTGGAAAGCCGTTAACAGGAGTACAAATCCAAAATATAGTAAGAAATGCAGGTGCGAAGGCAAAGGTTAGAGAAGAGATTAGGTGTAGTCCTCATACATTAAGACATTTTTCTATTCAGTCAAACCTTAGAAATGGATTAGATTTGTATAGTTGTTCTAGGATAGCTGGTCATGAGAATATTCAGATTACAAAGAAATATCTAATGGGATTAGAAACAGAAAACATACTAGAAATGGCAACGAAATCAAGCCCGTTAATGAATATAAAAAATAAGTGA
- a CDS encoding SHOCT domain-containing protein, translating to MAILICFLIAGVCFWLVALINKGEDKIENIRQLSVNEVVKENKITISKRYDMKMVYTLIHDNKKKCIWVILYSRPKDFIKQFNYQDIIQVEMKEDDETVSVTSRTSQLGGALVGGALAGGVGAVIGGLSGKQKQKRAVKSIKLILTIDDLENPIYTIEIERFHKPADTNSREYANAYNVALNWFKLLEVIIKQGDKEYNVERNKQLMNNDETKILNSSVADELTKLALLLREGVLTEEEFNIQKKRLLSS from the coding sequence ATGGCTATACTTATTTGTTTCCTTATTGCAGGAGTGTGTTTCTGGCTAGTAGCATTAATAAATAAAGGTGAGGACAAGATTGAAAATATTCGCCAATTAAGTGTTAATGAGGTTGTTAAGGAAAATAAAATTACAATTTCCAAAAGGTATGATATGAAGATGGTTTACACGCTAATTCATGATAACAAGAAAAAATGTATATGGGTTATCTTATATTCAAGACCAAAGGATTTTATTAAACAGTTTAATTATCAAGATATTATTCAAGTTGAAATGAAGGAAGATGATGAAACCGTAAGTGTTACGTCAAGAACAAGCCAATTAGGTGGGGCTCTAGTTGGTGGAGCTTTAGCTGGTGGGGTTGGAGCTGTTATAGGTGGGCTAAGTGGAAAACAAAAACAGAAAAGAGCTGTAAAAAGTATTAAACTAATTTTAACAATAGACGATTTGGAAAACCCTATATACACTATAGAAATAGAGCGTTTTCACAAACCAGCAGATACTAATTCAAGGGAATATGCAAATGCATATAACGTAGCACTTAATTGGTTTAAGCTTTTAGAAGTCATAATAAAACAGGGTGATAAGGAGTATAATGTTGAGCGGAATAAACAACTGATGAATAATGATGAAACAAAGATTTTAAATTCCTCTGTGGCTGATGAATTAACAAAACTAGCTTTGTTACTAAGGGAGGGGGTTTTAACAGAGGAGGAGTTTAATATTCAGAAAAAAAGGCTACTGTCTAGTTAA
- a CDS encoding restriction endonuclease, producing MKYLPYEIIEQMIQCFGKCFHYKDPMASFMRSCDVPSLIINKYRDLPKFVWARRVLEDLSINEDGLIIQRKLLTNLCKLRDLPDKEVLDRNAGLDALRKLKRLAQENDFIIKEEKEKENIQKKVNQEKLTLVLQRAKQLEELRTLFNNCVIEKNRQKAGFILEDLLKSLFELNDIEYRKSFRTTENTQQIDGYFRFDGFDYLVEAKWRKEIPNVAEIAGFKYKLETKIDSTRGLFVSINGFREEVIKEFSGKGTKIIFMDGHELMLILEGRITLKDGLRYKIEKAVQLGEPNSPLYLASVN from the coding sequence ATGAAATACCTTCCATATGAGATTATAGAACAAATGATACAATGTTTCGGTAAATGTTTCCACTATAAAGACCCTATGGCATCATTTATGCGGTCATGTGATGTACCTTCTTTAATTATCAATAAGTATAGAGATTTACCAAAGTTTGTTTGGGCAAGAAGGGTACTAGAAGATTTGTCTATCAATGAAGATGGATTAATTATTCAAAGGAAGTTGTTAACAAATCTTTGTAAACTTAGGGATTTACCTGACAAAGAGGTACTAGATAGAAATGCTGGTTTAGATGCACTGAGGAAATTGAAAAGATTAGCCCAAGAAAATGACTTTATTATAAAAGAAGAGAAGGAAAAAGAAAATATTCAAAAAAAAGTAAATCAGGAAAAACTAACTTTAGTGTTACAAAGAGCAAAGCAACTAGAAGAATTAAGAACATTATTTAATAACTGTGTTATTGAAAAAAATCGACAGAAAGCAGGATTCATTTTAGAAGACTTGCTAAAAAGTCTTTTTGAATTAAACGATATAGAGTATAGAAAATCGTTCAGAACAACTGAAAATACTCAACAAATTGATGGTTATTTTAGATTTGATGGATTTGATTACCTTGTAGAAGCAAAATGGCGAAAAGAAATTCCAAATGTGGCTGAAATAGCAGGATTTAAGTACAAATTGGAAACAAAAATTGATAGTACAAGAGGATTGTTTGTATCAATAAATGGATTTAGGGAAGAAGTCATTAAAGAGTTTAGTGGTAAGGGTACAAAAATTATTTTTATGGATGGTCATGAATTAATGTTGATATTAGAGGGAAGAATAACTCTAAAAGATGGTTTAAGGTATAAGATTGAAAAAGCGGTTCAATTAGGTGAGCCCAATTCACCACTGTATTTAGCTTCTGTAAATTAA